The genomic segment ttttttattaattaaaagcaatttttagtcatttgtttttttatttgtctaACTTCCACACTAGCATATTTACCTGCTTATCTCCAGTGCCAAGCTCATCCCCCAGCACCTAGTAGATACACAATAGATGTTTGCTGAGTGAGTGTTGAATGAATAGAAGGTACCAGAAGACCTTGGCCAGTGGCAGAAAGAGAAGTTAGGCCATTATTATAGTGACTCAGGAGAGAGGTGCCAAGGGTGGAGACCAAGGCTGGGACAGCAGAGCTGTGGAACCAGTGGGGTTTATATAGACATTTCCTTGAAACTTGCAACATAAAGCAAACGAGTAAAACTGTGTGGTTCAGGGCCGTATTTTTAGATGATTCAGGTGAGTACCCCATGGGTAGTGGCTGCTCTGGAGGCTGCCCTGTGAACTGAGCAGAGGTGAGGTTTCATTGGTGCAGACAGGGAAGTATGAGTGCAGCCATCCACCAGACAACACATTGCCTCCCTCCTGGGCCCTCCAGCCAGGTTCTAGAGTGCACTGAGAGTTTTGTGTATCAGGAGTCACACAGGGTTGGGAGGATGGTGGGGAATAAAATATAAGGATATTTGGGATGAATCTGGAAAACCtgatgctaagtgaagtaagccagataccaaaggacaaatgctgtatgattccgTTTATATGAGACACCTAGAGCAGGCATATTTATAGAGACAGCAAGAAAAATGGTTAGTAGGGACTGGGGGAAGAGGGGAACGGGGAGTTGATGTTTATAATGGGTACATAGTTTTTGgtggggatgatgaaaaagtgctggagatggccgggcatggtggctcatgcctgtaatcccagcactttgggaggctgaggcgggaggatcacttgtggtcaggggttcaagaccagcctggccaacatggtgaaaccctgtctctgctaaaaattcaaaaattagctgggcatgctggtgcatgcttgtaatcccagctacttgggaggctaaggcaggagaatcgcttgatcctgggaggcaggggttgcaatgatccaagatcgtgccactgcactccagcctgggtgacagagcaagactctgtcaagagagggagagagagagagagagagaacggaagttctggagatgaataGCGATATGCTTGCACGACAATGtagtgaatgtacttaatgtcactgaattgcaCCTTCAAAAAGGGCTAAAGTGGTGAATTTCACATTCTGTATGTTTTACTGTATTTGGAGTTGATCCAGTGAGTgaagaggagaggacaggagagaGGCCAGTGGCAGTCTGTCTGTGCTCTGCCTGGCTGGACAGGACCCGTTCTGGTCACCTCAGAGAGAGGCCAGGTCAGGCTTCCAACAAGTTATCCCCCATTGGACATTCATCGGCCAGAGGACAGCCCTGTGTTCTCCTCATGTGTGACTGTGCCCCTTCCTTTGCCCCACAACAGAGGTAGCTAGCCAGTGTAGTGAATGAACAGGAGAGAGGTTTGCTCAGCAGTCCTCTGAATTGGGCGCCAGTAAGAAGGAGATACAGGCTGTGGAGGAACATATGCACTGGGGCCCAGCCTACCCCAGCCTTGGGTCCTCCATTATCAACATGCCCTCAAGGGATCAGCTTGGGCACCAGCTTCCTGCTGCCTGCCATGAGTTGACCTCTAGAGCTCAGGTGTAACCTAGGTTGCAGCTGGAGGTCTGCCCACTGGGCCTTCACCTGCACAATGGTCGCTTATTATTAAGGCATTTTGGCCTTGGGCAGAGAAGACAGTAAGTCTTGCCTGGCTCCATAAACCTTACCCATTCCATGCCTGCTGGCCAAACCCTATGACTTGGGACAAGGCTGGGCCATACCCAGGGAGCAAATCAGGGAAATTTCTAAGGGCTTGGAAGGAAAGAGTCGGGGGGTAGGGGATGTCAGGGTTGATTCCAAGCCCTTGAGGAGCCATGAGAGTTTTCTGACTTCAGAGAAGCAGACTCCCCAGATGGGAGCTTCATTCACAACATCATTATTCCCAATACGTACAAGAGCCTCTGAATTCCCACAAACTTACATCAACAGGAGCACTCTTTTTGCCACTTTAAAACAAAGCTGAAACTGGAATAGCAGAATTGGAAGCTACTGAGGAGAGTCCCAGGCCAGTGATACATTCATTTCCCAATGAGGTGGTCATGTCTAGCTAGTTAGGTCAGAGCAGGGACTAGACCCCATGTCTCTTAACTTCCAGCCTATTGCCTGTCCACACACCATCATTGCTCTTAACTCTCCTATTTATATATAGTGGCTTGGGGGATCTGTCTAAGGCTACCTCTGCCATCTTGTCATGTGTCTTCATGATTTTCTTCCTGCAGGAGGTGCTCTGGTAAAACAAGTATAAAATGAACGTCAGGATGTTGTCCCTCATGGTGGGCATCTTCTCTGTCCTCAATAGCATCCAGTTCTTCATCTTTGACGTGAACCACATGACAAACATTGGCTATGAGGCCAAGTTCCACATCTACATGGACTCAAAGTCAGAGCTAGTCACTTGGATCCTGTCCAACAGGGCTAACATCAGCACTGGCCTCTccttcaccaccatcatcatcagcTGCTTCCTCCTTTATAGTATCCACAAGAATATCTACACGGGGCTGCTGATCTATGCCATGTGGATCATCACTTACGAGTGCATCAAATTCTCCATAGTCCTGGTCCTCAACAGGATCACTGAAGATTTCTTCAAGGAGCTGAGTTACTTGCACTGGATCTTCCAGATCTCGCACATGCTCCTGCACTTTTTCTGTCTGCCCTTCATCGTCAAGCATGCATACAACCTTTACAAGGAATCCCAGACTGTGAGCAGGAAACGCCGCCACATGCTCTCCTCCACCACTGCAGTGAACTCATGACCACCTGTCTGTCTGGGAATGTTGTACCAGAAATTAAACTGAACCATGCCAGGAAAGGTGGGAGGGAATGGTGCTCCTCAACAATGGAATCTCCCCACCCTGCCTGGCTTCTGTTGATGCTGCTTGGTTTGTCAGGGCTTTTGAGTTTTATGCACTGAGGAATGATTCTCGGGAGAGGGCAGGTTGTGCGGATcaattattttacagatgtgtTGTGTGACTTGTTTTAGCAGTTAATGATATGTGGCCTTGTGCTTACTTAACCATCTCACTGGTGTCTGTTTTTGCCTCTCACAGTCTCCTCTGCTCTGCATATCCTTAGTTTCTAGTTCTTCCTTTATGGATTGGCCCACAGATGCCGGTTCTGCTGAGTCCTTTGGAGCAGTGTTGTCCAATAGAGCTTCCTGTGCTGATGGGAATGTTCTCTATCTGTGCTGGCCACTAGCCATGTGTGGCAACTGAGCACTTGGAATGTGGCTATTACAACCCAGtaaccaaattttaaattttattcttttttagctAATTTCCATTTCAATAACTATGTATGGATGGCTCAAGACTAGCCTATCctcccagcatggtggctcacgcctgtaatcccagcactttgggaggccaaggcaggtggatcacttgaggtcaggagttcaagaccagactggccagcacggtgaaaccccatctctaccaaaaatataaaaattagccaggcgtggtggtgggtgctggaaatcccagctactcaggaggctgaggcaggagaatcacttgaacacaggaggcagaggttgcagtgagctgaggccacgccattgcagtccagcctggttaagaagaacgaaactccgtctcaaaaaagaaaaaaaaaaaggccgggcgcggtggctcaagcctgtaatcccagcactttgggaggccgagacaggcggatcacgaggtcaggagatcgagaccatcctggctaacacggtgaaaccctgtctctactaaaaaatacaaaaaactagccgggtgaggtggcgggcgcctgtagtcccagctactcgggaggctgaggcaggagaatggcgtgaacccgggaggcggagcttgcagtgagctgagatccggccacagcactccagcctggtgacagagcgagactccgtctcaaaaaaaaaaaaaaaaaaaaaaaggctacccTATTGGACAGCACAGCCTCTGGAGATTCACTTTACTCCTGCAGTAACCATAGAAAAGACCCCTTTCTAGAATCATGTCTTACCCTGCTTCCCTCATACttttcagaaagcaatttctcatgTTGGTTCATAATAACATGGCAAGAAGGATCCCCATTTAAGATAGTGCCAGGATTTTTCAACTGAAGCACTACTGACATTCTGGACTGGATAATTCTGTCCTGCAGGGGCTGTCCTTTGcactgtagaatgtttag from the Macaca mulatta isolate MMU2019108-1 chromosome 4, T2T-MMU8v2.0, whole genome shotgun sequence genome contains:
- the TMEM217B gene encoding transmembrane protein 217B, which translates into the protein MNVRMLSLMVGIFSVLNSIQFFIFDVNHMTNIGYEAKFHIYMDSKSELVTWILSNRANISTGLSFTTIIISCFLLYSIHKNIYTGLLIYAMWIITYECIKFSIVLVLNRITEDFFKELSYLHWIFQISHMLLHFFCLPFIVKHAYNLYKESQTVSRKRRHMLSSTTAVNS